A single Streptomyces mirabilis DNA region contains:
- a CDS encoding ABC transporter permease subunit has translation MAVEQSLTPRGEQTRIHDIGYRHYDGPRLGRAYARRSLYSQSLRGSYGLGRSVKSKVLPMLLFVVMCVPALIMVAVAVATKAKALPVDYTRYAVIMQAVIGLYVASQGPQSVSRDLRFKTVPLYFSRPIETADYVRAKYAALASALFILTTAPLIVLYVGALLAKLDFADQTKGFGQGLVSVALLSLLFAGIGLVISSITPRRGFGIAAVIAALTISYGAVSTVQAIAFEQSSSSAVPWIGLFSPITLIDGVQTAFLGATSAFPGGEGPSSGQGVVYLVVVLGLIAGSYGLLMRRYRKVGL, from the coding sequence ATGGCAGTTGAGCAGTCCCTCACCCCGCGTGGTGAGCAGACCCGGATCCACGACATCGGCTACCGCCACTACGACGGCCCGCGCCTGGGCCGCGCCTACGCCCGTCGCTCGCTGTACTCGCAGTCCCTGCGCGGCTCCTACGGCCTGGGCCGCTCGGTCAAGTCCAAGGTGCTGCCGATGCTGCTCTTCGTGGTGATGTGCGTCCCCGCACTCATCATGGTGGCCGTCGCGGTCGCCACCAAGGCGAAGGCTCTACCGGTCGACTACACGCGCTACGCGGTCATCATGCAGGCCGTCATCGGTCTGTACGTCGCCTCCCAGGGACCGCAGTCCGTCTCGCGCGACCTGCGCTTCAAGACCGTGCCGCTGTACTTCTCACGCCCCATCGAGACCGCCGACTACGTACGCGCCAAGTACGCGGCGCTGGCCTCGGCGCTGTTCATCCTGACGACCGCGCCGCTGATCGTGCTCTACGTAGGGGCGCTTCTGGCGAAGCTCGACTTCGCCGACCAGACGAAGGGCTTCGGACAAGGGCTGGTCTCCGTGGCACTGCTGTCGCTGCTCTTCGCCGGGATCGGCCTGGTCATCTCGTCGATCACCCCGCGCCGCGGCTTCGGCATCGCGGCCGTCATCGCGGCGCTGACCATCTCCTACGGAGCCGTGTCGACCGTCCAGGCCATCGCCTTCGAGCAGTCCAGCTCCTCGGCCGTGCCCTGGATCGGCCTCTTCTCTCCCATCACGCTCATCGACGGGGTGCAGACGGCCTTCCTCGGCGCCACCTCCGCCTTCCCCGGAGGGGAGGGCCCCTCGTCCGGGCAGGGAGTCGTCTACCTCGTCGTCGTCCTGGGGCTCATCGCGGGCTCCTACGGCCTCCTGATGCGCCGCTACCGAAAGGTCGGGCTGTGA
- a CDS encoding ABC transporter permease, with the protein MYDPTVARLTYRALLGRRRALILCALPVLLIVISAAVRSFAGADDQVASDLLGGFALATMVPIIGVIAGTGAIGPEIDDGSVVYLLAKPLKRPTIIFTKLIVAIAVTMAFSALPTFIAGMILNGNGQQVAVAYTVAALVASIAYAALFLLLGTVTRHAVVFGLVYALVWEALFGSLVSGARTLSVQQWALAVGHKVTGGDLVTSDVGLPTATVLLVVVTVLATWYAGQRLRSLTLAGEE; encoded by the coding sequence ATGTACGACCCCACAGTCGCCCGGCTCACCTATCGAGCCCTGCTCGGCCGCCGCCGGGCCCTCATCCTCTGTGCGCTGCCCGTTCTGCTCATCGTGATCTCCGCGGCCGTACGCAGCTTCGCCGGAGCCGACGACCAGGTGGCATCGGACCTGCTCGGCGGGTTCGCGCTCGCCACGATGGTGCCGATCATCGGCGTCATCGCCGGCACCGGCGCGATCGGCCCCGAGATCGACGACGGCTCGGTGGTGTATCTGCTCGCCAAGCCCCTGAAGCGGCCGACGATCATCTTCACCAAACTGATCGTCGCGATCGCCGTCACCATGGCGTTCTCCGCCCTGCCGACGTTCATCGCCGGCATGATCCTCAACGGCAACGGCCAGCAGGTCGCCGTCGCCTACACCGTGGCGGCGCTGGTCGCCTCGATCGCGTACGCCGCGCTGTTCCTGCTGCTGGGGACGGTCACCCGGCACGCGGTGGTCTTCGGGCTCGTCTACGCGCTGGTCTGGGAGGCCCTGTTCGGGTCGCTGGTGTCCGGCGCGCGCACGCTCAGCGTCCAGCAGTGGGCGCTCGCCGTGGGCCACAAGGTCACCGGCGGCGACCTCGTCACCTCGGACGTGGGCCTGCCCACCGCGACGGTGCTCCTGGTCGTGGTGACCGTGCTCGCCACCTGGTACGCCGGGCAGCGACTGCGGTCGCTGACGCTGGCCGGCGAGGAGTGA
- a CDS encoding RNA 2'-phosphotransferase, producing MDERRTVKVSKYLSKHLRHQPERIGLTLGEGGWVEIDTLIAAAAAHGFRITREELDHVVATNDKRRFAVEGTRIRASQGHSVEVDLGLPPATPPEYLYHGTVARNLDAIRAEGLRPMNRHDVHLSPDRETATRVGARRGRPVVLGVDAAAMHRDGHVLRVSANGVWLTEAVPPKYLRFPGPH from the coding sequence ATGGATGAAAGACGCACCGTGAAGGTGTCGAAGTACCTCTCGAAGCATCTGCGGCATCAGCCCGAGCGGATCGGGCTCACGCTCGGCGAGGGAGGCTGGGTCGAGATCGACACGCTGATCGCGGCAGCGGCGGCGCACGGCTTCCGGATCACCCGCGAGGAGCTGGACCATGTGGTGGCCACGAACGACAAGCGGCGCTTCGCCGTGGAGGGCACCCGCATCCGTGCCAGCCAGGGCCACTCGGTCGAGGTCGACCTCGGACTGCCCCCGGCGACTCCGCCGGAGTACCTCTACCACGGGACCGTGGCCCGCAATCTGGACGCGATCCGGGCCGAGGGGCTGCGGCCCATGAACCGGCACGACGTGCATCTCTCGCCCGACCGCGAGACCGCGACCCGCGTCGGCGCCCGCCGCGGCCGGCCCGTCGTGCTCGGCGTGGACGCCGCCGCCATGCACCGCGACGGCCATGTCCTCCGGGTCAGCGCGAACGGGGTGTGGCTCACCGAGGCCGTGCCGCCGAAGTACCTGCGCTTCCCCGGCCCGCACTGA
- the serS gene encoding serine--tRNA ligase, whose product MIDLRLLREDPDRVRASQRARGEDVALVDSLLSADERRRSSGVRFDELRSEQKALGKLIPKASGDEKAELLKKAGELAAAVKTADAEQHEADEETKRLLLQLGNLVHPNVPVGGEEDFVVLETHGTIRDFGAEGFEPKDHLELGEALGAIDVERGAKVSGSRFYYLTGVGALLELALVNAAIAQATEAGFTPMLTPALVRPRAMEGTGFLGQAAENVYHLEKDDYYLVGTSEVPLAAYHMDEILDADQLPLRYAGFSPCFRREAGTYGKDTRGIFRVHQFDKVEMFSYVDPEDAENEHKRLLDWEKQWLTGLELPFQVIDVASGDLGASASRKFDCEAWIPTQGKYRELTSASNCDGFQARRLSVRMRDGKKVQPLATLNGTLCAVPRTIVAILENHQLADGSVRVPEVLRPYLGGREVLEPISK is encoded by the coding sequence GTGATTGACCTTCGCCTGCTCCGTGAGGACCCCGACCGTGTTCGCGCCTCCCAGCGCGCCCGTGGAGAGGACGTCGCCCTCGTCGACTCCCTCCTCTCTGCCGACGAGCGGCGCAGGTCTTCCGGCGTCCGCTTCGACGAGCTCCGATCCGAGCAGAAGGCGCTCGGCAAGCTGATCCCCAAGGCGTCCGGCGACGAGAAGGCCGAGCTGCTGAAGAAGGCCGGGGAGCTCGCCGCCGCCGTCAAGACCGCCGACGCCGAACAGCACGAGGCGGACGAGGAGACCAAGCGTCTGCTCCTCCAGCTCGGCAACCTGGTTCACCCGAACGTCCCGGTCGGCGGCGAGGAGGACTTCGTCGTCCTGGAGACGCACGGCACGATCCGCGACTTCGGCGCCGAGGGCTTCGAGCCCAAGGACCACCTGGAGCTCGGCGAGGCGCTCGGCGCCATCGACGTCGAGCGGGGCGCCAAGGTCTCCGGCTCGCGCTTCTACTACCTGACGGGTGTCGGCGCGCTCCTGGAGCTCGCCCTCGTCAACGCGGCGATCGCGCAGGCCACCGAGGCCGGCTTCACCCCGATGCTGACCCCGGCCCTGGTCCGCCCGCGCGCCATGGAGGGCACCGGCTTCCTCGGCCAGGCCGCGGAGAACGTGTACCACCTGGAGAAGGACGACTACTACCTGGTCGGCACCTCCGAGGTCCCCCTCGCGGCGTACCACATGGACGAGATCCTCGACGCCGACCAGCTGCCGCTGCGCTACGCCGGATTCTCGCCGTGCTTCCGCCGCGAGGCCGGCACGTACGGCAAGGACACCCGTGGCATCTTCCGTGTGCACCAGTTCGACAAGGTCGAGATGTTCTCGTACGTCGACCCCGAGGACGCGGAGAACGAGCACAAGCGGCTCCTGGACTGGGAGAAGCAGTGGCTGACCGGCCTCGAGCTGCCCTTCCAGGTCATCGACGTGGCCTCGGGCGACCTCGGTGCCTCCGCGTCCCGCAAGTTCGACTGCGAGGCGTGGATCCCGACCCAGGGCAAGTACCGCGAGCTGACCTCGGCCTCGAACTGTGACGGCTTCCAGGCGCGCCGCCTGTCCGTGCGCATGCGCGACGGCAAGAAGGTCCAGCCGCTCGCCACGCTGAACGGCACGCTGTGTGCCGTCCCGCGCACGATCGTGGCGATCCTGGAGAACCACCAGCTGGCCGACGGCTCCGTGCGGGTGCCCGAGGTGCTGCGTCCGTACCTGGGCGGACGTGAGGTTCTGGAGCCGATCTCCAAGTGA
- a CDS encoding HAD family hydrolase has translation MTAAAGSTGPTGTTGPTGTTGPTGTTGPVGSTGPTGSFPYKLVATDLDGTLLRSDETISERTREALAAVTAAGAAHIVVTGRAVPWTRHILDDLGYEGLAVCGQGAQVYDAGEHRLLTSVTLDRQLAGLALAKIEAEVGPLLLAASRDGLDGEVLVGPGYRRQDGSLPVVPIRDATDLWSAPLNKVYVQHPTLSDDELAAVAARVAGGLVGVTMAGAGIVELLPLGLSKATGLSLAARRLGVKAANTIAFGDMPNDIPMFAWAAHSVAMANAHDELKTVADEVTSSNEEDGIAVVLERLLD, from the coding sequence GTGACCGCCGCCGCCGGGTCGACCGGTCCGACCGGAACCACTGGTCCGACCGGAACCACTGGTCCGACCGGAACCACTGGTCCGGTCGGATCCACGGGTCCGACCGGATCGTTCCCCTACAAGCTCGTAGCGACCGATCTCGACGGCACGCTGCTGCGTTCCGACGAGACGATCTCGGAGCGCACGCGTGAGGCACTCGCCGCGGTGACCGCGGCGGGCGCCGCGCACATCGTCGTCACCGGGCGCGCGGTGCCCTGGACCCGGCACATCCTCGACGACCTCGGCTACGAGGGTCTCGCGGTGTGCGGCCAGGGTGCGCAGGTGTACGACGCGGGGGAGCATCGGCTGCTCACCTCGGTGACGCTGGACCGGCAGCTGGCCGGGCTCGCGCTCGCCAAGATCGAGGCGGAGGTCGGCCCGCTGCTGCTGGCCGCGAGCCGCGACGGGCTCGACGGCGAGGTACTGGTCGGCCCCGGCTACCGCAGGCAGGACGGCTCGCTCCCGGTCGTCCCGATCAGGGACGCGACGGACCTCTGGTCGGCCCCTCTGAACAAGGTCTACGTGCAGCACCCCACGCTCTCCGACGACGAACTGGCTGCGGTGGCGGCCAGGGTCGCCGGCGGCCTGGTCGGCGTCACCATGGCGGGCGCGGGGATAGTGGAACTCCTCCCCCTCGGCCTCTCCAAGGCCACGGGGCTGTCCCTCGCCGCCCGTCGCCTCGGTGTGAAGGCCGCGAACACGATCGCCTTCGGTGACATGCCCAACGACATCCCGATGTTCGCCTGGGCGGCCCACAGCGTGGCCATGGCGAATGCCCACGACGAGCTCAAGACCGTCGCGGACGAGGTGACGTCCTCGAACGAGGAGGACGGCATCGCGGTGGTGCTGGAGCGGTTGCTGGACTAG
- a CDS encoding LLM class flavin-dependent oxidoreductase has protein sequence MSLRLSTVILPYLRWHEGGRAAWQRAEQLGFHTAFTYDHLSWRTFRDGPWFGAVPTLTAAAAATDRLRLGTLVTSPNFRHPVTLAKELISLDDISNGRITLGIGAGGNGFDATTLLKNGQEPWTPRERADRFGEFVPLLDRLLTEDTVSHDGDFYSAHEARNIPGCVQRPRLPFAVAATGPRGMRLAARHGQAWVTTGDPKLYETGTPEQSVQAIRGQVEKLAAACATVGRDVSELDKVLLTGFTPDRGRPLESLDAFVDFAGRHAELGFTDIVIHWPIPDSDFAADEKVFERIAMEAPAQLA, from the coding sequence ATGAGTCTGCGTCTGAGCACTGTGATCCTGCCGTACCTCCGCTGGCACGAGGGCGGGCGTGCCGCCTGGCAGCGTGCGGAGCAGCTCGGCTTCCACACCGCGTTCACTTACGACCACCTGTCGTGGCGGACCTTCCGGGACGGCCCCTGGTTCGGTGCCGTGCCCACGCTCACCGCCGCGGCCGCCGCCACCGACCGACTCCGCCTGGGCACGCTCGTGACCTCGCCGAACTTCCGGCACCCGGTGACCCTCGCCAAGGAACTGATCTCCCTCGACGACATCTCGAACGGCCGGATCACCCTGGGCATCGGCGCGGGCGGCAACGGATTCGACGCCACGACGCTTCTGAAGAACGGCCAGGAGCCCTGGACCCCGCGCGAGCGCGCCGACCGCTTCGGCGAGTTCGTACCGCTGCTCGACCGCCTCCTCACCGAGGACACGGTCTCCCACGACGGCGACTTCTACTCGGCACACGAGGCGCGCAACATCCCGGGCTGTGTCCAGCGGCCCCGACTGCCCTTCGCGGTGGCCGCCACCGGCCCGCGCGGCATGAGGCTCGCCGCCCGCCACGGTCAGGCCTGGGTGACGACCGGCGACCCCAAGCTGTACGAAACGGGCACCCCTGAACAGTCGGTTCAGGCCATTCGCGGACAGGTGGAGAAGCTCGCCGCCGCCTGCGCCACGGTCGGCCGTGACGTGTCCGAACTCGACAAGGTCCTGCTCACCGGCTTCACTCCGGACCGTGGCCGTCCGCTGGAGTCCCTCGACGCGTTCGTCGACTTCGCGGGCCGGCACGCGGAGCTGGGCTTCACCGACATCGTGATCCACTGGCCCATCCCCGACTCGGACTTCGCCGCGGACGAGAAGGTCTTCGAGCGCATCGCCATGGAGGCCCCGGCACAGCTGGCCTGA
- a CDS encoding ABC transporter ATP-binding protein: MIATESLSKRYPRVTALDRLSVDVGPGVTGLVGANGAGKSTLIKILLGLSPATEGRAQVLGLDVATQGGAIRERVGYMPEHDCLPPDVSATEFVVHMARMSGLPPAAARERTADTLRHVGLYEERYRPIGGYSTGMKQRVKLAQALVHDPQLVFLDEPTNGLDPVGRDEMLGLIRRIHTDFGISVLVTSHLLGELERTCDHVVVVDGGKLLRSSSTTDFTQTTTTLAIEVTDTDEHPDGTNAVREALHARGVETHDGSGLPGAGHILLLTAEGEETYDLVRDVVADLGLGLIRMEQRRHHIAEVFREEQTDGTDVQGVRKEAVGHGS, from the coding sequence GTGATCGCGACCGAAAGCCTGAGCAAGCGGTACCCCCGGGTGACCGCTCTTGACCGGCTCTCCGTGGACGTCGGACCCGGTGTGACCGGACTCGTCGGAGCCAACGGAGCCGGCAAGTCCACACTGATCAAGATCCTGCTGGGTCTCTCCCCCGCCACCGAGGGCCGCGCCCAAGTGCTCGGACTCGATGTCGCCACCCAAGGTGGCGCCATCCGCGAGCGGGTCGGGTACATGCCCGAGCACGACTGCCTGCCCCCCGACGTCTCGGCCACCGAGTTCGTCGTCCACATGGCGCGTATGTCCGGGCTCCCGCCGGCCGCGGCCCGCGAGCGCACCGCGGACACCCTGCGCCACGTCGGACTGTACGAGGAGCGCTACCGCCCCATCGGTGGCTACTCGACGGGCATGAAGCAGCGCGTCAAGCTCGCGCAGGCCCTCGTCCACGACCCCCAGCTGGTCTTCCTCGACGAGCCGACCAACGGCCTCGACCCGGTCGGCCGCGACGAGATGCTCGGCCTGATCCGCCGTATCCACACCGACTTCGGGATCTCGGTCCTGGTCACCTCGCACCTGCTGGGCGAGCTGGAGCGCACCTGCGACCACGTCGTGGTCGTCGACGGCGGCAAGCTGCTGCGGTCCAGCTCCACCACGGACTTCACCCAGACCACCACGACCCTCGCCATCGAGGTCACCGACACCGATGAGCACCCGGACGGTACCAACGCGGTCCGCGAGGCGCTCCACGCGCGCGGGGTCGAGACCCACGACGGCAGCGGGCTGCCGGGCGCCGGCCACATCCTGCTGCTGACCGCCGAGGGCGAGGAGACCTACGACCTCGTCCGCGACGTCGTCGCCGACCTCGGCCTCGGCCTGATCCGGATGGAACAGCGCCGGCACCACATCGCGGAGGTCTTCCGCGAGGAACAGACGGACGGGACGGACGTGCAGGGCGTACGGAAGGAGGCAGTGGGCCATGGCAGTTGA
- a CDS encoding MerR family transcriptional regulator, with protein MNDEPVRVAYRIEDLAHHSGATVRTIRAYQDRGLLPRPERRGRANVYADAHLARLRQIADLLDRGYTLASIKELLEAWDAGRGLGGILGLVAEVDGPWTDEEAVRMSRAELDERFGGSPDEAAVAEAVELGVLERVPGDGEVYLVPSPQELAVAVELYAAGVPLSAISGHLRELRGKVEHIAARFLEFTTEHVFTRYLGEHPPSDAEAAEAASLVRRLRPLAQQTVDAELARAMRLFATRHLRERLGAGRSEEPTDETRSVQLPVATMRAMENLVGGEQVAAFVTAAVEREVQARTLDHLTSNYNNHSIVDEIP; from the coding sequence GTGAACGACGAGCCGGTCCGGGTCGCGTACCGCATCGAGGATCTGGCGCACCACAGCGGCGCCACGGTCCGGACGATCCGCGCCTACCAGGACCGCGGGCTGCTCCCCCGCCCCGAGCGGCGCGGTCGCGCCAACGTGTACGCGGACGCGCATCTGGCCCGGCTGCGGCAGATCGCCGACCTCCTGGACCGCGGCTACACCCTGGCCTCCATCAAGGAACTCCTGGAGGCCTGGGACGCGGGCCGGGGGCTGGGCGGGATCCTCGGGCTGGTCGCGGAGGTCGACGGACCGTGGACCGACGAGGAGGCCGTGCGCATGTCGCGGGCCGAGCTGGACGAGCGGTTCGGTGGCAGTCCGGACGAGGCGGCGGTGGCGGAGGCGGTGGAGCTCGGAGTGCTGGAGCGCGTCCCCGGAGACGGCGAGGTGTATCTGGTCCCGAGTCCCCAAGAGCTCGCCGTGGCGGTGGAGTTGTACGCAGCCGGCGTACCGCTGTCCGCGATCTCTGGCCATCTAAGGGAGTTGAGGGGCAAGGTCGAGCACATCGCCGCGCGTTTCCTGGAGTTCACGACCGAGCACGTCTTCACGCGCTATCTCGGTGAGCATCCGCCGAGCGACGCGGAAGCGGCCGAGGCGGCCTCCCTCGTACGCCGTCTGCGACCGCTCGCGCAGCAGACGGTGGACGCGGAACTGGCGCGCGCCATGCGGCTGTTCGCGACCCGGCACCTGCGCGAGCGTCTTGGGGCGGGGCGGTCCGAGGAGCCTACGGACGAGACGCGTTCCGTTCAGCTCCCCGTCGCCACAATGCGGGCCATGGAGAACCTGGTTGGTGGCGAGCAGGTGGCGGCCTTCGTCACGGCTGCCGTCGAACGGGAGGTCCAGGCCAGGACCTTGGACCATCTCACCTCAAATTACAACAATCACAGCATTGTTGATGAAATCCCTTGA
- a CDS encoding SDR family oxidoreductase — protein MTLEGARERRVRTGGIELCVAELGDPAGPTVILVHGYPDSKEVWSEVATRLAERFHVVLYDVRGHGGSTAPRPLRGGFTLVKLTDDFLAVVDAVSPDRPVHLVGHDWGSVQSWEFVTVARTQGRIASFTSMSGPSLDHFGHWIKRRVRRPTPRRVGQLLGQGARSWYVYLLHTPVLPELAWRGPLGRQWPKILRRVEKVPAGDYPTSSLPTDAAHGAWLYRDNVRARLSRPRPDAYAHAPVQLVTPLGDGFLSERLYDDLEEWAPQLVRRTLPDKHWIPRTRPDQLASWITDFVHVNEDGVPVRDTIATGRYADRFGGQLVLVTGAGSGIGRATALAFAEAGARVVAVDRDAEGAARTAEMSRLIGSPEAWAETADVSDEQAMEKLAERVAGEYGVVDVLVNNAGIGLSGSFFDTTPEDWKKVLDVNLWGVIHGCRLFGRQMAERGQGGHIVNTASAAAYLPSKALPAYSTSKAAVLMLSECLRAELAGQGIGVSAICPGFVNTNITSTAHFAGVDASEEKRRQKKSARLYGLRNYPPEKVADAILRAVVRNQAVVPVTPEARGARLMSRLAPRALRAIARMEPPL, from the coding sequence GTGACTCTCGAAGGCGCGCGCGAGCGCCGGGTGCGGACGGGTGGGATCGAACTGTGCGTCGCCGAGCTGGGCGATCCGGCGGGGCCCACGGTGATCCTCGTGCACGGCTATCCGGACTCGAAGGAGGTGTGGTCCGAGGTCGCGACCCGCCTGGCCGAGCGTTTCCACGTGGTGCTGTACGACGTCCGTGGCCACGGCGGCTCGACCGCCCCGCGGCCACTGCGGGGCGGGTTCACACTGGTGAAGCTGACGGACGACTTCCTGGCCGTCGTCGACGCGGTGAGCCCCGACCGCCCGGTACACCTGGTGGGGCACGACTGGGGTTCGGTGCAGTCCTGGGAGTTCGTCACGGTCGCGCGCACCCAGGGCCGGATCGCCTCCTTCACCTCCATGTCCGGGCCGTCCCTCGACCACTTCGGCCACTGGATCAAGCGGCGCGTGCGGCGGCCCACCCCGCGCAGGGTCGGCCAGCTCCTCGGCCAGGGCGCCAGGTCCTGGTACGTGTACCTGCTGCACACGCCCGTGCTGCCGGAGCTCGCCTGGCGCGGCCCCCTCGGCAGGCAGTGGCCGAAGATCCTGCGGCGGGTCGAGAAGGTGCCCGCGGGCGACTATCCGACCTCCTCGTTGCCGACGGACGCGGCACACGGCGCGTGGCTGTACCGCGACAATGTGCGGGCCCGGCTGAGCAGGCCACGCCCGGACGCCTACGCGCACGCGCCCGTGCAGCTCGTCACGCCCCTGGGGGACGGGTTCCTCTCCGAGCGGCTCTACGACGACCTGGAGGAGTGGGCCCCGCAGCTGGTGCGTCGCACCCTCCCGGACAAGCACTGGATCCCGCGTACACGGCCCGACCAACTGGCGTCCTGGATCACGGACTTCGTGCATGTCAACGAGGACGGTGTGCCGGTGCGGGACACCATCGCCACGGGCAGGTACGCCGACCGGTTCGGCGGGCAGCTCGTGCTGGTCACCGGCGCGGGCAGCGGCATCGGGCGGGCCACCGCCTTGGCGTTCGCCGAGGCCGGCGCGCGTGTGGTGGCCGTCGACCGGGACGCGGAGGGCGCGGCCCGCACGGCGGAGATGTCCCGGCTGATCGGATCCCCCGAAGCGTGGGCCGAGACGGCCGACGTCTCCGACGAGCAGGCCATGGAGAAGCTCGCCGAAAGGGTCGCGGGCGAGTACGGCGTGGTGGACGTGCTGGTGAACAACGCCGGGATCGGACTGTCCGGGTCCTTCTTCGACACGACGCCGGAGGACTGGAAGAAGGTCCTCGACGTCAACCTGTGGGGCGTGATCCACGGCTGCCGGCTCTTCGGCAGGCAGATGGCCGAGCGTGGGCAGGGCGGCCACATCGTCAACACAGCGTCGGCGGCGGCGTACCTGCCCTCGAAGGCGCTGCCCGCCTACAGCACCTCGAAGGCGGCCGTGCTGATGCTCAGCGAGTGCCTGCGCGCGGAACTGGCCGGGCAGGGCATCGGCGTCTCGGCGATCTGCCCGGGTTTCGTCAACACGAACATCACCTCGACCGCGCACTTCGCCGGGGTGGACGCGAGTGAGGAGAAACGCCGCCAGAAGAAGTCGGCGCGGTTGTACGGACTGCGCAACTACCCGCCGGAGAAGGTGGCCGACGCGATCCTGCGCGCGGTCGTCCGCAACCAGGCGGTCGTGCCCGTCACCCCCGAGGCGCGCGGCGCCCGCCTGATGTCCCGGCTGGCACCGAGGGCGCTGCGCGCGATCGCGCGGATGGAGCCACCACTGTGA
- a CDS encoding Cof-type HAD-IIB family hydrolase: MRENGPVTSATRQPETPAAALPPRLIATDLDGTLLRDDKSVSERTVAALAAAEEAGIEVFFVTGRPARWMDVVSDHVHGHGLAICGNGAAVVDLHGGPGAHRFVKVRELARENALDAVRLLRDAAPGTVFAIEQTYGFYQEPAYPKLHMEIPDTLAPAEQLLAPDAPGGGEPVLKILAFHHELDPDAFLTVARRAVGDRATITRSSPSALLEISGPGVSKASTLELCCAERGITPEEVVAFGDMPNDVEMLTWAGTSYAMGNAHPAVIAAASGRTVANNEDGVAVVIEKILAERL, translated from the coding sequence ATGCGCGAGAATGGCCCGGTGACCTCAGCGACCCGACAGCCAGAGACCCCGGCAGCCGCCCTTCCGCCGCGCCTGATCGCCACGGACCTCGACGGCACCCTCCTGCGCGACGACAAGTCCGTATCCGAGCGCACGGTCGCCGCCCTCGCCGCCGCCGAGGAGGCCGGCATCGAGGTCTTCTTCGTGACCGGCCGCCCGGCCCGCTGGATGGACGTCGTCAGCGACCACGTCCACGGCCACGGCCTGGCGATCTGCGGCAACGGCGCTGCCGTGGTCGACCTGCACGGCGGCCCCGGCGCCCACCGGTTCGTCAAGGTCCGGGAGCTGGCGCGGGAGAACGCGCTCGACGCCGTACGACTGCTGCGGGATGCCGCGCCGGGCACCGTGTTCGCCATCGAGCAGACGTACGGCTTCTACCAGGAGCCCGCGTACCCCAAGCTGCACATGGAGATCCCCGACACTCTCGCGCCCGCCGAGCAGCTGCTTGCCCCGGACGCCCCCGGCGGCGGCGAACCGGTGCTCAAGATCCTCGCCTTCCACCACGAGCTCGACCCCGACGCCTTCCTCACCGTGGCCCGTCGTGCCGTCGGCGACCGCGCCACCATCACCCGCTCCAGCCCCAGCGCCCTGCTGGAGATCAGCGGCCCCGGCGTCTCCAAGGCCAGCACGCTCGAACTGTGCTGCGCCGAGCGCGGTATCACCCCCGAGGAGGTCGTCGCCTTCGGAGACATGCCGAACGACGTCGAGATGCTGACCTGGGCGGGCACGTCGTACGCGATGGGCAACGCGCACCCCGCCGTGATCGCCGCGGCCTCCGGTCGCACGGTCGCCAACAACGAGGACGGGGTGGCGGTCGTCATCGAGAAGATCCTCGCCGAGCGGCTGTAG
- a CDS encoding ABC transporter ATP-binding protein: protein MTTLNIDHVSRWFGNVVAVNDITMTIGPGVTGLLGPNGAGKSTLINMMGGFLAPSTGTVTLDGRPVWRNEQIYKHIGIVPEREAMYDFLTGQEFVVANAELHGLGAKAAQRALATVEMEYAQDRKISTYSKGMRQRVKMASALVHDPSLLLLDEPFNGMDPRQRMQLMDLLRRMGDEGRTVLFSSHILEEVEQLAAHIEVIVAGRHAASGDFRRIRRLMTDRPHRYLVRSSDDRALAAALIADPSTSGIEVDLAEGALRIQAVDFGRFTALLPRVAREHGIRLLTVSPSDESLESVFSYLVAA from the coding sequence GTGACCACGCTCAACATCGACCACGTCTCGCGCTGGTTCGGAAACGTGGTGGCGGTCAACGACATCACGATGACGATCGGCCCCGGCGTCACCGGCCTGCTCGGCCCGAACGGCGCCGGGAAGTCCACCCTCATCAACATGATGGGCGGCTTCCTCGCCCCCTCCACCGGCACCGTCACCCTCGACGGCAGGCCGGTCTGGCGCAACGAACAGATCTACAAGCACATCGGCATCGTCCCGGAGCGCGAGGCGATGTACGACTTCCTCACGGGCCAGGAATTCGTCGTCGCCAACGCCGAATTGCACGGCCTCGGAGCGAAGGCCGCCCAGCGGGCGCTCGCCACGGTCGAGATGGAATACGCGCAGGACCGCAAGATCTCGACCTACTCCAAGGGCATGCGGCAGCGCGTGAAGATGGCCTCCGCCCTCGTCCACGACCCGTCCCTGTTGCTGCTCGACGAGCCCTTCAACGGCATGGACCCGCGCCAGCGCATGCAGCTCATGGACCTGCTGCGCCGCATGGGCGACGAGGGCCGCACGGTGCTGTTCTCGTCCCACATCCTCGAAGAGGTCGAACAGCTCGCCGCCCACATCGAGGTGATCGTCGCCGGACGGCACGCGGCCAGCGGCGACTTCCGCCGCATCCGCCGCCTGATGACCGACCGACCGCACCGCTACCTGGTGCGCTCCAGCGACGACCGGGCGCTGGCCGCCGCGCTGATCGCCGACCCGTCGACGTCAGGCATCGAAGTGGACCTGGCCGAGGGCGCTTTGCGCATCCAGGCGGTCGACTTCGGCAGATTCACGGCGCTGCTGCCGCGCGTCGCGCGCGAGCACGGCATCCGGCTGCTCACGGTCTCGCCGTCCGACGAGTCCCTCGAGTCCGTCTTCTCGTATCTCGTCGCGGCGTAG